The stretch of DNA ACTGATCTCGCCTGAGACTGAGGGTTGAACGATGCCGACCTACGGATTGTCACTTGTCGGAGTGGTCCAGATGGTCAGGTCTTTCAGGTCGTTATCAGATGGATTGCCGATCAACAGGCTGACCCCGTAACCAACACCGAACATCAACAGGTTCGCGAATGTGCTCAGCCAGAATTTGTCCGGTAAGAGTTCTGCGAGCCCCGGAAACAGGCTTTCAGTCAGACCGAAATCCACCACTAACCATCCTGCGCTTGTGAGAATGGTGACGAGGATAGCGATCCGGGCAGCCCGGCTGTCCACCCGCCGTGTGACGAAGCCCAGCAGAAACAGACCAAGAAGTCCTCCACTGAGCACAGACAGCAGGGTGCGCTGCAGGTCATCCAGCCGTGTCTCGGACGGCCGGGCATAGTAAATGCCGCAGGCTGTTGTGATCATAAAGATACTGAACAGCAGGCTGATCAACTTGCCGATGTTTGCATAGTGCCGGGGATCACGGTCTCTGACCCACAGTCGTTTATAGAAATCTGTGGTCATGGTGGCAGCAACTGCGTTGATACTTGAATCCAGGGTGGACATTGCTGATGCCAGCAGACCGGTCAGCACAAATCCTGCGACACCCGGCGGGACCTGTTCCAGAATAAAACGAGGGAAAACCTGATCCGGATCCAGACCCTGTAGTCCGCTGTCCGGTACGACTTTGACAAACACATACAAAGACGTTCCCAGAAAGAGAAAGTACGTCCAGGTTGGTATGGCCAGACAGCATCCGATAACCGCCGCACGCGAGGCATCTTTGTCGCTTCTTGCCGCACAATACCTTTGCACATTTGTCTGGTCGGTTCCCAGCACGTGCAGATAGACCATGCCTTCGGCAAGGATATAGGCCCACAGCGTTTTTTCGCCGAGCGTGAATGTCGTGCTGCCCAGTTCGAACTTATTGTCTGCCACGGCAACACTGAAAAGCTGACCGAATCCTTCAGGAAGCTGCCAGATGATGATCGGCAGGCAAAATAATCCACCGGACATCAGTGCGATTCCCTGAACAACATCCGTCCAGATGACTGCCTCCAGACCACCGAGGATCGTGTAGGCTGAAACCAGCAGACCCGCAACCAGGATGATTTGCGGCAGCGATTCGTCCGGCATCTGAAAAATGGATCTGATCGCCAGCGAAACCGCATACAGCACAATTCCCGTTCTGAACAGATGAAACAGTACGAAACATCCGGCAGCGTACATTCGTGTCCTTACACCGAAACGTCGCTCAAGGTACTCATACGCGGAACTGACGTGAGTTCTTCTGAACAAGGGGATGAACAGATAAATTGCCACCACGATCGCCGGGAGATACGTCAGGTGTGCCAGAAAATTTTTCCAGTTGCCGTCACCGAAGGCGAAGGCAGGAATTGCCAGGAATGTCATGGAACTGATGATGGTTGCCATCATCGAAAAACCCACCACCCAGCCCGGCATCGATCGCCCGGCCAGAAAGTACCCTTCGTCCGTCCGGCCGCGGAGCGAACATACGCCACCAATACCCAGCAGCAGCAGGAAACCCAGGCCAATCACAATCTGGTCTGTTAAGCGAATCGCCTGTTCCCCGGCCGCAAGGGTCCACGGAAACACAGTCAATGACGTGAGAGTCTGGTCGATTAAGCGAATCGCGTATTCCGGCATAAATGATTACCTTGTTCTGAAGGACAACAATGTTGTCAACGTCTGTCGAACCACGGAGGACACGTTGTCAAAAGTATCCCGGTCGGGTCCGTTCGTTCTGTGCGGTTCTCTGTGACCTTTGTCTTAATAGGGCCGGATGGGACCGACATGCTGGGAGGCATCCCGACTGTGTGATGTTCTGTCTGTGACGTCAGCTGCGGGCTTAAAATCCTCCTCCGCTGTATCTTCGAACTTCACAGCAGTGCTGACTATTCCAGCGGTTGCAGGTCATAGCAGAGGAACCCGTGTTCGTCACGCAGGTAGAGCGTTTCGGCGACTACCACGAGATGAAACCGGAGGGAGCACAGTTTCCCGGTGAGGCTGAAAGCTCGTATGAGACCATCCTGTTCAGGAGTTAGGGGGATAAGTGTCGCAACACGGTGTCGGCGCGGCTTGCCGCCATGTGGCACAAATATCCAAATACCTGATGACGCAGATTTTAAGCAGTGTTGCTACTGATGTCAGTATGAAACGCAGGGCAACACCATCGTGGCAGCAAAAGGGGCCTGACGTCTTTTCAGCTTTTGAACATGGATTCGTCGATCCAGCCGGGTTTGAACGGACGCGGCGACCAGTCCGTAGGGACGCTGCCAACCGGAGTCATTGCTCCTGACTTTTCCAGATGCGAGTAATATCCGGTCAGAAACAGTTCGGTTTTCCTGCGGATGACGTCGTGCGGCTGATACGGATGTCCCTCAAACGTTCGCTGCATGTCGACCAGTTGCGGTGCAAAATAGTGATACAGTGTTTCCTGTTGGTTTGGACTTCGATCCACCTTAATCGTCTGGGTACCCTCACTGCCGGTGACTTTGAGATACAGGTAGTGGCTGTCGCCGGAAGCATGCATGGATGCAAGAAACGGAGGCTGATCGTCGTTTCCCTTAAACAGCATTGTTTCCTGCAGATACGACGCGCTGCGCTCGTCGTCGGTGATCAAAGACACCTTGTCCACGTCGTATCCCAGCGCTCTGAGAATAAACCACTGAATGTGA from Fuerstiella sp. encodes:
- a CDS encoding sodium/solute symporter (Members of the Solute:Sodium Symporter (SSS), TC 2.A.21 as described in tcdb.org, catalyze solute:Na+ symport. Known solutes for members of the family include sugars, amino acids, nucleosides, inositols, vitamins, urea or anions, depending on the system.): MPEYAIRLIDQTLTSLTVFPWTLAAGEQAIRLTDQIVIGLGFLLLLGIGGVCSLRGRTDEGYFLAGRSMPGWVVGFSMMATIISSMTFLAIPAFAFGDGNWKNFLAHLTYLPAIVVAIYLFIPLFRRTHVSSAYEYLERRFGVRTRMYAAGCFVLFHLFRTGIVLYAVSLAIRSIFQMPDESLPQIILVAGLLVSAYTILGGLEAVIWTDVVQGIALMSGGLFCLPIIIWQLPEGFGQLFSVAVADNKFELGSTTFTLGEKTLWAYILAEGMVYLHVLGTDQTNVQRYCAARSDKDASRAAVIGCCLAIPTWTYFLFLGTSLYVFVKVVPDSGLQGLDPDQVFPRFILEQVPPGVAGFVLTGLLASAMSTLDSSINAVAATMTTDFYKRLWVRDRDPRHYANIGKLISLLFSIFMITTACGIYYARPSETRLDDLQRTLLSVLSGGLLGLFLLGFVTRRVDSRAARIAILVTILTSAGWLVVDFGLTESLFPGLAELLPDKFWLSTFANLLMFGVGYGVSLLIGNPSDNDLKDLTIWTTPTSDNP